In the Euphorbia lathyris chromosome 5, ddEupLath1.1, whole genome shotgun sequence genome, one interval contains:
- the LOC136231108 gene encoding uncharacterized protein produces the protein MTGASYLVRKAPLAALGQAIVFAEKHSHTPSDIHSPLEEIGQSKISFLAAAEATPVVSILSSSRKESSGLIIVGPEGGFNGLPFPLFVGNNSPFHSEALHLTSKVDRRYNALIEVLRFP, from the exons ATGACTGGGGCAAG CTATTTGGTTAGGAAAGCTCCTTTGGCTGCATTGGGACAAGCTATTGTTTTTGCTGAAAAACACAGCCATACTCCATCAGATATTCACTCTCCTCTAGAAGAG ATTGGCCAGTCAAAGATATCTTTTCTGGCAGCAGCAGAAGCTACTCCGGTGGTTAGTATATTGTCTTCATCAAGAAAAGAATCGAGCGGACTAATAATTGTGGGACCAGAAGGGG GCTTTAATGGATTACCATTTCCACTTTTTGTCGGCAATAACTCTCCTTTCCATTCTGAGGCTCTCCACCTTACATCAAaagtggacagaagatacaaCGCCTTAATTGAG GTTTTAAGGTTCCCTTGA